One stretch of Luteimonas galliterrae DNA includes these proteins:
- a CDS encoding FliI/YscN family ATPase, translating into MTGPQTLGGLDLDAAKAAPDDPLLDALGAIHGIERVGRVAEAYGTLIRATGLKATIGELCELRNPRGVGDPDFKLAAEVVGVSRQHTLLTPLGALDGISHTTEVIGTGRQAAVRAGNGLLGRIVDAHGEPIDGKGPLGATVDAPIYAASPNPLSRKLIDRPFSTGVRAIDATMTTGVGQRVGVFAVAGGGKSTLLGMLARGGEADVNVIALVGERGREVNEFIHDNLGAQGLAKSVIVVATSDRPALERSRAAWVATAIAEHFRDRGKRVLLLLDSVTRFARALRDVGLAVGEPPARRGYPPSVFSALPRLFERAGNNERGSITAFYTVLAEDEDGGDPIVEEVRSILDGHIVLSRKLAAAYHYPAIDVLTSLSRTMPRVVDTAHQRAAGKLRKVLAKYQDIELLLQLGEYKRGTDPEADLAIEKIGPVRTLLQQPAEELVPFAQSAEALRKLFA; encoded by the coding sequence ATGACCGGACCGCAGACGCTAGGCGGCCTGGACCTGGATGCGGCGAAAGCCGCGCCCGACGATCCGTTGCTGGACGCGCTCGGCGCGATCCACGGCATCGAGCGCGTCGGCCGCGTCGCCGAAGCCTACGGCACGCTGATCCGAGCCACGGGATTGAAAGCGACCATCGGCGAGTTGTGCGAACTGCGCAATCCGCGCGGCGTCGGCGATCCGGATTTCAAGCTCGCCGCCGAAGTGGTCGGCGTGTCGCGCCAGCACACCTTGCTCACGCCGCTGGGCGCGCTGGACGGCATTTCCCACACCACCGAAGTGATCGGCACCGGCCGCCAGGCCGCGGTGCGCGCCGGCAACGGCCTGCTCGGCCGCATCGTCGATGCGCATGGCGAGCCGATCGACGGCAAAGGCCCGCTCGGCGCGACTGTCGATGCGCCGATCTACGCCGCTTCGCCCAATCCGCTTTCGCGCAAGCTGATCGACCGGCCGTTCTCCACCGGCGTGCGCGCCATCGATGCGACCATGACCACCGGCGTCGGCCAGCGCGTCGGCGTGTTCGCCGTCGCCGGCGGCGGCAAGAGCACCTTGCTCGGCATGCTGGCGCGCGGCGGCGAGGCCGACGTCAACGTGATCGCGCTGGTCGGCGAGCGCGGCCGCGAAGTCAACGAATTCATCCACGACAACCTGGGCGCGCAAGGCCTGGCCAAATCCGTGATCGTGGTCGCCACCTCGGACCGCCCCGCGCTGGAACGCAGCCGCGCGGCCTGGGTCGCGACCGCTATCGCCGAGCATTTCCGCGACCGCGGCAAGCGCGTGCTGCTGCTGCTCGACTCGGTGACGCGCTTCGCGCGCGCGCTGCGCGACGTCGGCCTGGCGGTGGGCGAGCCGCCGGCCCGGCGCGGCTATCCGCCGTCGGTGTTCAGCGCGCTGCCGCGCCTGTTCGAACGCGCCGGCAACAACGAGCGCGGCTCTATCACCGCCTTCTACACCGTGCTGGCCGAGGACGAGGACGGCGGCGATCCGATCGTCGAAGAAGTGCGTTCGATCCTGGACGGCCACATCGTGCTGTCGCGCAAGCTCGCCGCCGCCTACCACTATCCGGCCATCGACGTGCTGACCAGCCTCAGCCGCACCATGCCGCGCGTGGTCGACACCGCCCACCAGCGCGCCGCCGGCAAGCTGCGCAAGGTGCTGGCCAAATACCAGGACATCGAACTGCTGCTGCAACTGGGCGAGTACAAGCGCGGCACCGATCCGGAAGCCGACCTGGCGATCGAGAAGATCGGCCCGGTGCGCACCCTGCTGCAGCAGCCCGCCGAGGAGCTGGTGCCGTTCGCGCAATCCGCCGAGGCGTTGCGGAAGCTGTTCGCATGA